From a single Leopardus geoffroyi isolate Oge1 chromosome E1, O.geoffroyi_Oge1_pat1.0, whole genome shotgun sequence genomic region:
- the GPS1 gene encoding COP9 signalosome complex subunit 1 isoform X2 encodes MPLPVQVFNLQQQASCVSGSGGAESQDRMRDSPAPSSASSSVTDLYCTPHSSRSDLFLPGTAGDFSLSASLSACTLLYEGAVEPMQIDVDPQEDPQNAPDVNYVVENPTLDLEQYAASYSGLMRIERLQFIADHCPPLRAEALKMALSFVQRTFNVDMYEEIHRKLSEATRELQNAPDSIPDSGVEPPPLDTAWVEATRKKALLKLEKLDTDLKNYKGNSIKESIRRGHDDLGDHYLDCGDLSNALKCYSRARDYCTSAKHVINMCLNVIKVSVYLQNWSHVLSYVSKAESTPEIAERGERDSQTQAILTKLKCAAGLAELAARKYKQAAKCFLLASFDHCDFPELLSPSNVAVYGGLCALATFDRQELQRNVISSSSFKLFLELEPQVRDIIFKFYESKYASCLKMLDEMKDNLLLDMYLAPHVRTLYTQIRNRALIQYFSPYVSADMHKMAAAFNTTVAALEDELTQLILEGLINARIDSHSKILYARDVDQRSTTFEKSLLMGKEFQRRAKAMILRAAVLRNQIHVKSPPREGSQGELTPANSQSRMSTNM; translated from the exons ATGCCGCTGCCGGTTCAGGTGTTTAACTTGCAG CAGCAGGCCAGCTGTGTGTCAGGGTCGGGGGGTGCAGAGAGTCAGGACAGAATGAGGGATAGCCCGGCCCCCAGCTCGGCCTCCTCGTCAGTGACAGATCTGTACTGCACCCCTCACAGCAGTAGGTCAGACCTCTTCCTGCCGGGCACGGCCGGGGACTTCAGCCTGAGCGCCAGCCTGTCGGCCTGTACGCTGCTTTATGAG GGGGCCGTGGAGCCCATGCAGATCGATGTGGATCCCCAGGAGGACCCGCAGAACGCACCCGATGTCAACTACGTGGTGGAGAACCCCACCCTG gatctggaGCAGTATGCGGCCAGCTACAGCGGGCTTATGCGCATCGAACGGCTGCAGTTCATTGCTGACCACTGCCCCCCGCTGCGGGCGGAGGCCCTGAAGATGGCCCTCTCCTTTGTGCAGAGGACCTTCAACGTGGACATGTACGAAGAGATCCACCGGAAGCTCTCGGAGGCCACCAG GGAGCTGCAGAATGCGCCTGACAGCATCCCCGACAGTGGCGTGGAGCCGCCGCCCCTCGACACGGCCTGGGTGGAGGCCACGCGGAAGAAGGCCCTGCTGAAGCTGGAGAAACTGGACACGGACCTCAAGAACTACAAGGGCAACTCCATCAAGGAGAGTATCAG GCGCGGCCACGACGATCTGGGTGACCACTATCTTGACTGCGGGGACCTCAGCAACGCCCTCAAGTGTTACTCCCGGGCCAGGGACTACTGCACCAGCGCCAAGCACGTCATTAACATGTGCCTCAACGTCATCAAG GTCAGCGTCTACTTGCAGAACTGGTCTCACGTGCTCAGCTACGTCAGCAAGGCGGAGTCCACTCCCGAGATTGCCGAG CGTGGGGAGCGGGACAGCCAGACCCAGGCTATCCTCACCAAGCTCAAGTGTGCTGCAG GCTTGGCCGAGTTGGCTGCTCGAAAGTACAAGCAGGCCGCCAAGTGCTTTTTGCTGGCTTCGTTCGATCACTGTGATTTCCCCGAG CTGCTTTCCCCCAGCAACGTGGCCGTCTATGGCGGCCTGTGCGCCCTGGCCACCTTTGACCGCCAGGAACTGCAGCGCAACGTCATTTCCAGCAG CTCTTTCAAGTTATTCTTGGAGCTGGAGCCGCAGGTCCGGGACATCATCTTTAAATTCTACGAGTCCAAGTACGCCTCGTGCCTCAAGATGCTGGATGAGATGAAG GACAACCTGCTCTTGGACATGTACCTGGCTCCCCACGTCAGGACCCTCTATACCCAGATCCGCAACCGCGCCCTCATCCAG TACTTCAGCCCCTACGTGTCTGCTGATATGCACAAGATGGCTGCCGCCTTCAACACCACGGTGGCGGCCCTGGAGGACGAGCTGACGCAGCTCATCCTGGAGGGGCTCATCAACGCCCGCATCGACTCCCACAGCAAG ATCCTGTATGCTAGGGACGTGGATCAACGCAGCACCACGTTCGAGAAGTCCCTGCTGATGGGGAAGGAGTTCCAGCGTCGTGCCAAAGCCATGATCCTGCGGGCGGCCGTGCTGCGCAACCAGATCCATGTCAAG TCCCCTCCCCGCGAAGGGAGCCAAGGGGAGCTGACGCCGGCCAACAGCCAGTCGCGAATGAGCACCAACATGTGA
- the GPS1 gene encoding COP9 signalosome complex subunit 1 isoform X1, producing the protein MPLPVQVFNLQQQASCVSGSGGAESQDRMRDSPAPSSASSSVTDLYCTPHSSRSDLFLPGTAGDFSLSASLSACTLLYEGAVEPMQIDVDPQEDPQNAPDVNYVVENPTLDLEQYAASYSGLMRIERLQFIADHCPPLRAEALKMALSFVQRTFNVDMYEEIHRKLSEATRELQNAPDSIPDSGVEPPPLDTAWVEATRKKALLKLEKLDTDLKNYKGNSIKESIRRGHDDLGDHYLDCGDLSNALKCYSRARDYCTSAKHVINMCLNVIKVSVYLQNWSHVLSYVSKAESTPEIAEQRGERDSQTQAILTKLKCAAGLAELAARKYKQAAKCFLLASFDHCDFPELLSPSNVAVYGGLCALATFDRQELQRNVISSSSFKLFLELEPQVRDIIFKFYESKYASCLKMLDEMKDNLLLDMYLAPHVRTLYTQIRNRALIQYFSPYVSADMHKMAAAFNTTVAALEDELTQLILEGLINARIDSHSKILYARDVDQRSTTFEKSLLMGKEFQRRAKAMILRAAVLRNQIHVKSPPREGSQGELTPANSQSRMSTNM; encoded by the exons ATGCCGCTGCCGGTTCAGGTGTTTAACTTGCAG CAGCAGGCCAGCTGTGTGTCAGGGTCGGGGGGTGCAGAGAGTCAGGACAGAATGAGGGATAGCCCGGCCCCCAGCTCGGCCTCCTCGTCAGTGACAGATCTGTACTGCACCCCTCACAGCAGTAGGTCAGACCTCTTCCTGCCGGGCACGGCCGGGGACTTCAGCCTGAGCGCCAGCCTGTCGGCCTGTACGCTGCTTTATGAG GGGGCCGTGGAGCCCATGCAGATCGATGTGGATCCCCAGGAGGACCCGCAGAACGCACCCGATGTCAACTACGTGGTGGAGAACCCCACCCTG gatctggaGCAGTATGCGGCCAGCTACAGCGGGCTTATGCGCATCGAACGGCTGCAGTTCATTGCTGACCACTGCCCCCCGCTGCGGGCGGAGGCCCTGAAGATGGCCCTCTCCTTTGTGCAGAGGACCTTCAACGTGGACATGTACGAAGAGATCCACCGGAAGCTCTCGGAGGCCACCAG GGAGCTGCAGAATGCGCCTGACAGCATCCCCGACAGTGGCGTGGAGCCGCCGCCCCTCGACACGGCCTGGGTGGAGGCCACGCGGAAGAAGGCCCTGCTGAAGCTGGAGAAACTGGACACGGACCTCAAGAACTACAAGGGCAACTCCATCAAGGAGAGTATCAG GCGCGGCCACGACGATCTGGGTGACCACTATCTTGACTGCGGGGACCTCAGCAACGCCCTCAAGTGTTACTCCCGGGCCAGGGACTACTGCACCAGCGCCAAGCACGTCATTAACATGTGCCTCAACGTCATCAAG GTCAGCGTCTACTTGCAGAACTGGTCTCACGTGCTCAGCTACGTCAGCAAGGCGGAGTCCACTCCCGAGATTGCCGAG CAGCGTGGGGAGCGGGACAGCCAGACCCAGGCTATCCTCACCAAGCTCAAGTGTGCTGCAG GCTTGGCCGAGTTGGCTGCTCGAAAGTACAAGCAGGCCGCCAAGTGCTTTTTGCTGGCTTCGTTCGATCACTGTGATTTCCCCGAG CTGCTTTCCCCCAGCAACGTGGCCGTCTATGGCGGCCTGTGCGCCCTGGCCACCTTTGACCGCCAGGAACTGCAGCGCAACGTCATTTCCAGCAG CTCTTTCAAGTTATTCTTGGAGCTGGAGCCGCAGGTCCGGGACATCATCTTTAAATTCTACGAGTCCAAGTACGCCTCGTGCCTCAAGATGCTGGATGAGATGAAG GACAACCTGCTCTTGGACATGTACCTGGCTCCCCACGTCAGGACCCTCTATACCCAGATCCGCAACCGCGCCCTCATCCAG TACTTCAGCCCCTACGTGTCTGCTGATATGCACAAGATGGCTGCCGCCTTCAACACCACGGTGGCGGCCCTGGAGGACGAGCTGACGCAGCTCATCCTGGAGGGGCTCATCAACGCCCGCATCGACTCCCACAGCAAG ATCCTGTATGCTAGGGACGTGGATCAACGCAGCACCACGTTCGAGAAGTCCCTGCTGATGGGGAAGGAGTTCCAGCGTCGTGCCAAAGCCATGATCCTGCGGGCGGCCGTGCTGCGCAACCAGATCCATGTCAAG TCCCCTCCCCGCGAAGGGAGCCAAGGGGAGCTGACGCCGGCCAACAGCCAGTCGCGAATGAGCACCAACATGTGA
- the GPS1 gene encoding COP9 signalosome complex subunit 1 isoform X3, whose protein sequence is MPLPVQVFNLQGAVEPMQIDVDPQEDPQNAPDVNYVVENPTLDLEQYAASYSGLMRIERLQFIADHCPPLRAEALKMALSFVQRTFNVDMYEEIHRKLSEATRELQNAPDSIPDSGVEPPPLDTAWVEATRKKALLKLEKLDTDLKNYKGNSIKESIRRGHDDLGDHYLDCGDLSNALKCYSRARDYCTSAKHVINMCLNVIKVSVYLQNWSHVLSYVSKAESTPEIAEQRGERDSQTQAILTKLKCAAGLAELAARKYKQAAKCFLLASFDHCDFPELLSPSNVAVYGGLCALATFDRQELQRNVISSSSFKLFLELEPQVRDIIFKFYESKYASCLKMLDEMKDNLLLDMYLAPHVRTLYTQIRNRALIQYFSPYVSADMHKMAAAFNTTVAALEDELTQLILEGLINARIDSHSKILYARDVDQRSTTFEKSLLMGKEFQRRAKAMILRAAVLRNQIHVKSPPREGSQGELTPANSQSRMSTNM, encoded by the exons ATGCCGCTGCCGGTTCAGGTGTTTAACTTGCAG GGGGCCGTGGAGCCCATGCAGATCGATGTGGATCCCCAGGAGGACCCGCAGAACGCACCCGATGTCAACTACGTGGTGGAGAACCCCACCCTG gatctggaGCAGTATGCGGCCAGCTACAGCGGGCTTATGCGCATCGAACGGCTGCAGTTCATTGCTGACCACTGCCCCCCGCTGCGGGCGGAGGCCCTGAAGATGGCCCTCTCCTTTGTGCAGAGGACCTTCAACGTGGACATGTACGAAGAGATCCACCGGAAGCTCTCGGAGGCCACCAG GGAGCTGCAGAATGCGCCTGACAGCATCCCCGACAGTGGCGTGGAGCCGCCGCCCCTCGACACGGCCTGGGTGGAGGCCACGCGGAAGAAGGCCCTGCTGAAGCTGGAGAAACTGGACACGGACCTCAAGAACTACAAGGGCAACTCCATCAAGGAGAGTATCAG GCGCGGCCACGACGATCTGGGTGACCACTATCTTGACTGCGGGGACCTCAGCAACGCCCTCAAGTGTTACTCCCGGGCCAGGGACTACTGCACCAGCGCCAAGCACGTCATTAACATGTGCCTCAACGTCATCAAG GTCAGCGTCTACTTGCAGAACTGGTCTCACGTGCTCAGCTACGTCAGCAAGGCGGAGTCCACTCCCGAGATTGCCGAG CAGCGTGGGGAGCGGGACAGCCAGACCCAGGCTATCCTCACCAAGCTCAAGTGTGCTGCAG GCTTGGCCGAGTTGGCTGCTCGAAAGTACAAGCAGGCCGCCAAGTGCTTTTTGCTGGCTTCGTTCGATCACTGTGATTTCCCCGAG CTGCTTTCCCCCAGCAACGTGGCCGTCTATGGCGGCCTGTGCGCCCTGGCCACCTTTGACCGCCAGGAACTGCAGCGCAACGTCATTTCCAGCAG CTCTTTCAAGTTATTCTTGGAGCTGGAGCCGCAGGTCCGGGACATCATCTTTAAATTCTACGAGTCCAAGTACGCCTCGTGCCTCAAGATGCTGGATGAGATGAAG GACAACCTGCTCTTGGACATGTACCTGGCTCCCCACGTCAGGACCCTCTATACCCAGATCCGCAACCGCGCCCTCATCCAG TACTTCAGCCCCTACGTGTCTGCTGATATGCACAAGATGGCTGCCGCCTTCAACACCACGGTGGCGGCCCTGGAGGACGAGCTGACGCAGCTCATCCTGGAGGGGCTCATCAACGCCCGCATCGACTCCCACAGCAAG ATCCTGTATGCTAGGGACGTGGATCAACGCAGCACCACGTTCGAGAAGTCCCTGCTGATGGGGAAGGAGTTCCAGCGTCGTGCCAAAGCCATGATCCTGCGGGCGGCCGTGCTGCGCAACCAGATCCATGTCAAG TCCCCTCCCCGCGAAGGGAGCCAAGGGGAGCTGACGCCGGCCAACAGCCAGTCGCGAATGAGCACCAACATGTGA
- the GPS1 gene encoding COP9 signalosome complex subunit 1 isoform X4, with translation MPLPVQVFNLQGAVEPMQIDVDPQEDPQNAPDVNYVVENPTLDLEQYAASYSGLMRIERLQFIADHCPPLRAEALKMALSFVQRTFNVDMYEEIHRKLSEATRELQNAPDSIPDSGVEPPPLDTAWVEATRKKALLKLEKLDTDLKNYKGNSIKESIRRGHDDLGDHYLDCGDLSNALKCYSRARDYCTSAKHVINMCLNVIKVSVYLQNWSHVLSYVSKAESTPEIAERGERDSQTQAILTKLKCAAGLAELAARKYKQAAKCFLLASFDHCDFPELLSPSNVAVYGGLCALATFDRQELQRNVISSSSFKLFLELEPQVRDIIFKFYESKYASCLKMLDEMKDNLLLDMYLAPHVRTLYTQIRNRALIQYFSPYVSADMHKMAAAFNTTVAALEDELTQLILEGLINARIDSHSKILYARDVDQRSTTFEKSLLMGKEFQRRAKAMILRAAVLRNQIHVKSPPREGSQGELTPANSQSRMSTNM, from the exons ATGCCGCTGCCGGTTCAGGTGTTTAACTTGCAG GGGGCCGTGGAGCCCATGCAGATCGATGTGGATCCCCAGGAGGACCCGCAGAACGCACCCGATGTCAACTACGTGGTGGAGAACCCCACCCTG gatctggaGCAGTATGCGGCCAGCTACAGCGGGCTTATGCGCATCGAACGGCTGCAGTTCATTGCTGACCACTGCCCCCCGCTGCGGGCGGAGGCCCTGAAGATGGCCCTCTCCTTTGTGCAGAGGACCTTCAACGTGGACATGTACGAAGAGATCCACCGGAAGCTCTCGGAGGCCACCAG GGAGCTGCAGAATGCGCCTGACAGCATCCCCGACAGTGGCGTGGAGCCGCCGCCCCTCGACACGGCCTGGGTGGAGGCCACGCGGAAGAAGGCCCTGCTGAAGCTGGAGAAACTGGACACGGACCTCAAGAACTACAAGGGCAACTCCATCAAGGAGAGTATCAG GCGCGGCCACGACGATCTGGGTGACCACTATCTTGACTGCGGGGACCTCAGCAACGCCCTCAAGTGTTACTCCCGGGCCAGGGACTACTGCACCAGCGCCAAGCACGTCATTAACATGTGCCTCAACGTCATCAAG GTCAGCGTCTACTTGCAGAACTGGTCTCACGTGCTCAGCTACGTCAGCAAGGCGGAGTCCACTCCCGAGATTGCCGAG CGTGGGGAGCGGGACAGCCAGACCCAGGCTATCCTCACCAAGCTCAAGTGTGCTGCAG GCTTGGCCGAGTTGGCTGCTCGAAAGTACAAGCAGGCCGCCAAGTGCTTTTTGCTGGCTTCGTTCGATCACTGTGATTTCCCCGAG CTGCTTTCCCCCAGCAACGTGGCCGTCTATGGCGGCCTGTGCGCCCTGGCCACCTTTGACCGCCAGGAACTGCAGCGCAACGTCATTTCCAGCAG CTCTTTCAAGTTATTCTTGGAGCTGGAGCCGCAGGTCCGGGACATCATCTTTAAATTCTACGAGTCCAAGTACGCCTCGTGCCTCAAGATGCTGGATGAGATGAAG GACAACCTGCTCTTGGACATGTACCTGGCTCCCCACGTCAGGACCCTCTATACCCAGATCCGCAACCGCGCCCTCATCCAG TACTTCAGCCCCTACGTGTCTGCTGATATGCACAAGATGGCTGCCGCCTTCAACACCACGGTGGCGGCCCTGGAGGACGAGCTGACGCAGCTCATCCTGGAGGGGCTCATCAACGCCCGCATCGACTCCCACAGCAAG ATCCTGTATGCTAGGGACGTGGATCAACGCAGCACCACGTTCGAGAAGTCCCTGCTGATGGGGAAGGAGTTCCAGCGTCGTGCCAAAGCCATGATCCTGCGGGCGGCCGTGCTGCGCAACCAGATCCATGTCAAG TCCCCTCCCCGCGAAGGGAGCCAAGGGGAGCTGACGCCGGCCAACAGCCAGTCGCGAATGAGCACCAACATGTGA
- the GPS1 gene encoding COP9 signalosome complex subunit 1 isoform X5 yields the protein MQIDVDPQEDPQNAPDVNYVVENPTLDLEQYAASYSGLMRIERLQFIADHCPPLRAEALKMALSFVQRTFNVDMYEEIHRKLSEATRELQNAPDSIPDSGVEPPPLDTAWVEATRKKALLKLEKLDTDLKNYKGNSIKESIRRGHDDLGDHYLDCGDLSNALKCYSRARDYCTSAKHVINMCLNVIKVSVYLQNWSHVLSYVSKAESTPEIAERGERDSQTQAILTKLKCAAGLAELAARKYKQAAKCFLLASFDHCDFPELLSPSNVAVYGGLCALATFDRQELQRNVISSSSFKLFLELEPQVRDIIFKFYESKYASCLKMLDEMKDNLLLDMYLAPHVRTLYTQIRNRALIQYFSPYVSADMHKMAAAFNTTVAALEDELTQLILEGLINARIDSHSKILYARDVDQRSTTFEKSLLMGKEFQRRAKAMILRAAVLRNQIHVKSPPREGSQGELTPANSQSRMSTNM from the exons ATGCAGATCGATGTGGATCCCCAGGAGGACCCGCAGAACGCACCCGATGTCAACTACGTGGTGGAGAACCCCACCCTG gatctggaGCAGTATGCGGCCAGCTACAGCGGGCTTATGCGCATCGAACGGCTGCAGTTCATTGCTGACCACTGCCCCCCGCTGCGGGCGGAGGCCCTGAAGATGGCCCTCTCCTTTGTGCAGAGGACCTTCAACGTGGACATGTACGAAGAGATCCACCGGAAGCTCTCGGAGGCCACCAG GGAGCTGCAGAATGCGCCTGACAGCATCCCCGACAGTGGCGTGGAGCCGCCGCCCCTCGACACGGCCTGGGTGGAGGCCACGCGGAAGAAGGCCCTGCTGAAGCTGGAGAAACTGGACACGGACCTCAAGAACTACAAGGGCAACTCCATCAAGGAGAGTATCAG GCGCGGCCACGACGATCTGGGTGACCACTATCTTGACTGCGGGGACCTCAGCAACGCCCTCAAGTGTTACTCCCGGGCCAGGGACTACTGCACCAGCGCCAAGCACGTCATTAACATGTGCCTCAACGTCATCAAG GTCAGCGTCTACTTGCAGAACTGGTCTCACGTGCTCAGCTACGTCAGCAAGGCGGAGTCCACTCCCGAGATTGCCGAG CGTGGGGAGCGGGACAGCCAGACCCAGGCTATCCTCACCAAGCTCAAGTGTGCTGCAG GCTTGGCCGAGTTGGCTGCTCGAAAGTACAAGCAGGCCGCCAAGTGCTTTTTGCTGGCTTCGTTCGATCACTGTGATTTCCCCGAG CTGCTTTCCCCCAGCAACGTGGCCGTCTATGGCGGCCTGTGCGCCCTGGCCACCTTTGACCGCCAGGAACTGCAGCGCAACGTCATTTCCAGCAG CTCTTTCAAGTTATTCTTGGAGCTGGAGCCGCAGGTCCGGGACATCATCTTTAAATTCTACGAGTCCAAGTACGCCTCGTGCCTCAAGATGCTGGATGAGATGAAG GACAACCTGCTCTTGGACATGTACCTGGCTCCCCACGTCAGGACCCTCTATACCCAGATCCGCAACCGCGCCCTCATCCAG TACTTCAGCCCCTACGTGTCTGCTGATATGCACAAGATGGCTGCCGCCTTCAACACCACGGTGGCGGCCCTGGAGGACGAGCTGACGCAGCTCATCCTGGAGGGGCTCATCAACGCCCGCATCGACTCCCACAGCAAG ATCCTGTATGCTAGGGACGTGGATCAACGCAGCACCACGTTCGAGAAGTCCCTGCTGATGGGGAAGGAGTTCCAGCGTCGTGCCAAAGCCATGATCCTGCGGGCGGCCGTGCTGCGCAACCAGATCCATGTCAAG TCCCCTCCCCGCGAAGGGAGCCAAGGGGAGCTGACGCCGGCCAACAGCCAGTCGCGAATGAGCACCAACATGTGA
- the GPS1 gene encoding COP9 signalosome complex subunit 1 isoform X6 — translation MQIDVDPQEDPQNAPDVNYVVENPTLDLEQYAASYSGLMRIERLQFIADHCPPLRAEALKMALSFVQRTFNVDMYEEIHRKLSEATRELQNAPDSIPDSGVEPPPLDTAWVEATRKKALLKLEKLDTDLKNYKGNSIKESIRRGHDDLGDHYLDCGDLSNALKCYSRARDYCTSAKHVINMCLNVIKVSVYLQNWSHVLSYVSKAESTPEIAEQRGERDSQTQAILTKLKCAAGLAELAARKYKQAAKCFLLASFDHCDFPELLSPSNVAVYGGLCALATFDRQELQRNVISSSSFKLFLELEPQVRDIIFKFYESKYASCLKMLDEMKDNLLLDMYLAPHVRTLYTQIRNRALIQYFSPYVSADMHKMAAAFNTTVAALEDELTQLILEGLINARIDSHSKILYARDVDQRSTTFEKSLLMGKEFQRRAKAMILRAAVLRNQIHVKSPPREGSQGELTPANSQSRMSTNM, via the exons ATGCAGATCGATGTGGATCCCCAGGAGGACCCGCAGAACGCACCCGATGTCAACTACGTGGTGGAGAACCCCACCCTG gatctggaGCAGTATGCGGCCAGCTACAGCGGGCTTATGCGCATCGAACGGCTGCAGTTCATTGCTGACCACTGCCCCCCGCTGCGGGCGGAGGCCCTGAAGATGGCCCTCTCCTTTGTGCAGAGGACCTTCAACGTGGACATGTACGAAGAGATCCACCGGAAGCTCTCGGAGGCCACCAG GGAGCTGCAGAATGCGCCTGACAGCATCCCCGACAGTGGCGTGGAGCCGCCGCCCCTCGACACGGCCTGGGTGGAGGCCACGCGGAAGAAGGCCCTGCTGAAGCTGGAGAAACTGGACACGGACCTCAAGAACTACAAGGGCAACTCCATCAAGGAGAGTATCAG GCGCGGCCACGACGATCTGGGTGACCACTATCTTGACTGCGGGGACCTCAGCAACGCCCTCAAGTGTTACTCCCGGGCCAGGGACTACTGCACCAGCGCCAAGCACGTCATTAACATGTGCCTCAACGTCATCAAG GTCAGCGTCTACTTGCAGAACTGGTCTCACGTGCTCAGCTACGTCAGCAAGGCGGAGTCCACTCCCGAGATTGCCGAG CAGCGTGGGGAGCGGGACAGCCAGACCCAGGCTATCCTCACCAAGCTCAAGTGTGCTGCAG GCTTGGCCGAGTTGGCTGCTCGAAAGTACAAGCAGGCCGCCAAGTGCTTTTTGCTGGCTTCGTTCGATCACTGTGATTTCCCCGAG CTGCTTTCCCCCAGCAACGTGGCCGTCTATGGCGGCCTGTGCGCCCTGGCCACCTTTGACCGCCAGGAACTGCAGCGCAACGTCATTTCCAGCAG CTCTTTCAAGTTATTCTTGGAGCTGGAGCCGCAGGTCCGGGACATCATCTTTAAATTCTACGAGTCCAAGTACGCCTCGTGCCTCAAGATGCTGGATGAGATGAAG GACAACCTGCTCTTGGACATGTACCTGGCTCCCCACGTCAGGACCCTCTATACCCAGATCCGCAACCGCGCCCTCATCCAG TACTTCAGCCCCTACGTGTCTGCTGATATGCACAAGATGGCTGCCGCCTTCAACACCACGGTGGCGGCCCTGGAGGACGAGCTGACGCAGCTCATCCTGGAGGGGCTCATCAACGCCCGCATCGACTCCCACAGCAAG ATCCTGTATGCTAGGGACGTGGATCAACGCAGCACCACGTTCGAGAAGTCCCTGCTGATGGGGAAGGAGTTCCAGCGTCGTGCCAAAGCCATGATCCTGCGGGCGGCCGTGCTGCGCAACCAGATCCATGTCAAG TCCCCTCCCCGCGAAGGGAGCCAAGGGGAGCTGACGCCGGCCAACAGCCAGTCGCGAATGAGCACCAACATGTGA